A genomic stretch from Eptesicus fuscus isolate TK198812 chromosome 15, DD_ASM_mEF_20220401, whole genome shotgun sequence includes:
- the TAL2 gene encoding T-cell acute lymphocytic leukemia protein 2 — protein sequence MTGKIFTNTRERWRQQNVNSAFARLRKLIPTHPPDKKLSKNETLRLAMRYINFLVKVLGEQSLQQTGVAAPGNILGLFPPGPHLLSDYQVPSPGPSHHVP from the coding sequence ATGACGGGGAAGATCTTCACAAACACCAGGGAGCGGTGGAGGCAGCAGAATGTGAACAGCGCCTTCGCCAGGCTGAGGAAGCTCATCCCCACTCACCCTCCAGACAAGAAGCTGAGCAAGAATGAAACGCTTCGCCTGGCAATGAGGTATATCAACTTCTTGGTCAAGGTCTTGGGGGAGCAAAGCCTGCAGCAAACGGGagtggcagccccaggaaacatTCTGGGACTCTTCCCCCCAGGACCCCACCTGCTCAGTGACTACCAGGTTCCTTCACCTGGCCCAAGCCACCACGTCCCTTAG